TTCGGTTGGATAGCGGAACTGTTTTTCTACCGCAGCGTTGTGACTCGAGGCGCCAGTTAATACATACTGGGCTCCTTCATTATTAATAATAAAACCGGCAAGGGCTAATCCTTCCATCGAAGTAGAACAGGCACCGAATATACCGAAATAAGGAATTTGCTCAGTTCTCGCTGCAAAAGTCGTTGGGGTCATTTGATTGATTAAATCCCCTGCAATCATAAATTGAATTTGGTCAGGAGTAAGCGAAAGCTTTCCTAAAGCACTATCGACAGCCTCTTCCAACAGGACACGATGTGCTTTTTCGTATGAATCCTGTTCCATCCACAAGTCTGTATGTAAAACATCGAATTCATCCCTTAAAGGTCCATTGGCTTCAAAAGGTCCGCCTATAACGCCTGTAGCGGCAATAGCTGGACGATTTTGAAAGATCCATGAGTTTTTCCCTTTTAGCATTAGATGACCCCCCAGTTCATTAGGAGCGTCTTAATCAATACAACAATGAACGCACTAAAGACGCCGAATAAAACAACTGATCCAGCTAATTTAAACATATTGCCGCCAACACCCAGCACATAACCTTCTGTTCTGTGTTCAATACATGCGGAAATCACAGCGTTACCGAATCCTGTTACCGGCACGGCACTTCCTGCACCTGCAAATTGTCCGATTCGGTCGTAAACACCAAACCCTGTAAGTAACATAGAAAGGAAAACCATGGTTGCAACCGTTGGATTTCCCGATGTTTGTTCAGTAAATGGGAAAAAATAAATATAGAAGTAGCTGATTGCTTGTCCAATTATACAAATGAACCCTCCTACCAAAAAAGCTTTAATACAATTTTTTAGGACAGGTCGTTTTGTTTCATGTTTTTGTTCTAATTGTTTATATTGTTGCTGTTCTGGAGATATTTTGTCATTAGGACCATTCACGTCTCAAAGCATCCCTTTCTACGTTTTTTCCTTTTGTAAGGTTAAAAGCTCTTGAAATTTCTTTTCTGCCTGGTCTTCTGTGAAGGACGGATCCTTCATTTTATTTTTCAGCTTAACCGCTTCTAAAAAAATCTTATAATCGCTTGATAGAGAAAAGTTTTCGTCTGGATATCGCTCCTCAAGCATTTTCTCCAGATCTTTTTCAATTTTTTTCATATGGAATCTTTCCAAATGCTTAACCTTATAAACAACTAAGGTTTCATCTTTCCCTTTGATTACCATGACATCATAGATATCTTCCAATTTTTCAATATCATGCTCGATTTTTTCAGCCATCGATCGCGAATGATAATCAATACTTTGCGGAGGTGGATCTATAACCTTGACTAAAGACCATTGTTCGTCCGGTTCCTTTGGTGCTTCAAACGTACATCCCAATAATGTGACAATAATGAAACTAAGCATTCCAAATAATAAAGTCCTTTGCATGTCTGTCATCCCTTTTTAGACGTATTTCTAGTTTTTATTTTCTGCTCTAGCCGCCGAAAATATTACCATCTTACTCTGACATCATTTACCATTGGAGCCGTCTCTGCGCACTTACCTGGAACAGAGATTACTTGTATTAACATTTAAATAAAAAAATAGCTACCAGTTAAACTGATAGCTACCATTTTTTTAATGGCGGTCTTTGCCTCATTAATTTCTTTTTGCTGCACCCGCAATCTTTTTTGATGGTTTGAGGGATGGGGATCATTTTCGGCTGTAGTGAAAATTGGATTTTTTTAAACATATTCCGACCTCCTTTACCGCTCTTGTTATATACTATGTGTTACTAAAAAAACATGTCTCCATATAAGCCTATATCACCTTTGAACAAAATGAACGATTGTCTCTATTAATGCGGCTAATCCAGCAATGGCCAGCACGACAATGATGGGCTGAAATAAAGAGGGATAAGCTAAATAACCTCCATAAAGTCCGAGTGCGGACCAAACTCCGGTACACCAATAACAGCTGATCAGCTCCCCAACCCAGCTTTGAAAGCCTTTTTCTTTGGGTTTAATATAAGTTTCTACTTCACCATTTTCATTGACTTCTGTCCACTCTACAAAAAAAGGACGTCTGATAAATTCTGTAATTTTGTCAAATACCACTAATCTGGTTAAGCGAAAACTGGCTAACGATAAAAGAAAAAAGTCAAATACGGATGGAACGTCCATTTCTCTCCTCCTATCTCCCTTTTATGTATATGCTCCTGACTTTGGATGGACGTTCATTTTTTGCAAAAAAAATACACTCTAACCCTCGAAAGGCAGAGTGTAAAAGTGTTTATAAAATATGGAACCCGCTGTCAACGTGAATCGTTTCTCCTGTAATTCCGCGTGAAAGATCACTAAATAGGAAGGCAGCGGTATCTCCCACTTCCTCAGGTGTTGTTGTTCTGCGAAGTGGAGCGGTTTCTTCTATGACTTTGAGAATGGAATTAAAGTCTCCGATTCCTTTTGCAGAAAGTGTACGGATTGGTCCTGCAGAAATAGCATTAACACGGATTCCTTCTTTTCCAAGGTCATTAGCCAGATATTTAACACTGGCGTCAAGTGAAGCCTTGGCAACACCCATTACATTGTAGTTTTGAACGACTCTTTCCCCGCCAAGATACGTTAAGGTAAGAATGCTTCCGCCCTCTCTCATCATTGGCCGTGCTTCTTTAGCTATAGCTGTTAAAGAATACGCACTTATATTTTGTGCAAGTAAAAACCCATCACGATTCGTATTTAAATATTCACCTACTAGTTCTTCTTTATTGGCAAATGCAATACAGTGTGCAATTCCGTGAATCGTCCCTACTTTTTCCCCAATCATTGCAAAAGCAGTCTTAATCTCTTCATCAACCGTGACATCACACGAAACTAAAAATGGCTCTTGTCCTTCCAGTGTTTCCGCCAATTCGCGCAGTCCTTTTTCAAAACGTTCACCCGCATATGTAAAAATTAAATTAGCACCAGCTTCATGAAGAGAACGGGCAATTCCCCAAGCAATGCTTCGTTTATTAGCTACTCCCATTACGACAATATTTTTTCCTTTTAAAGAAAGCATTTGTCGGCCTCCTATTATTACATGTTATTAGTACCTAGTACTAATTTTACTATAAATTTTTCATTTTGCAAAGTCAGGAAACCGAACTTGTTGTTGAAATTATAATACACATGGGTTGTATTGGACTTTTGGTGCGTTAGAAAATGAAATAAGGAGGGGCCTTGTTGCTCCTCCTTATTTATCTTGTTTCAACGGATCGGGACTTAAAGTCTGTGTTAAAGCTTCTAAGCAGCTGCAAATTTGGCAGTTCAAGCATTTCGATTCTTTATTATCTTGTTCGTTCTTTTCTGCTGTCGGAATCGCTATAACCATGTAAGTTCCTCCTTTCTAGTTTGGAGCGGCTGCTGTTGCTTCTGAAGAAGTTCTATTACGAAAAACCCATTTACTCAAAGAAATACTTAATTCATATAAAAGTAACAATGGTACTATCACCAGGATGTCAGAAATTAAATCTGGCGGAGTAATTAAAATCGAGACAACAATCATAAAAAAATAAGCGATTTTTCTTGCTTTTATTAGCTTGTGGGGATTAATAATCCCTAGTCTAGTCAAGAACATGAACACAGCTGGCATTTCAAATATAAACCCAAGAGGCATTGTGAGGTTTAGCATAAATGTAAAGTATTTTTCCCCCGTAAAAAAAGTTTGAAACTGATCAGCCCCAAGGTTAATCAAGAAGGTAAGAACCATTGGGAACAAAATAAAATACCCAAATGCAATCCCAGCCAGAAACAAGAAAAATAAACCAGGAATAAACAATAAGGTGATTTTTTGCTCCTCTTCAGTGAGCCCTGGTTTTACAAACTTCCAAACTTGGAAGGCGGCAACCGGAATGGTGAAAGCAATCGCACAAACGCCAGAGATCGTCATGTAAATCCAAAGAATATCTCCGGGTCCTAATACGGCTAATTTGCCATCCAGGTCTTTTACTAAAAATTGATAAATTTCCTTCACATAGATAAACGCCATTATAAATGAGATAGCGAAAGCAACTAACGTGACAATAATTCTATTACGCAATTCGTTTAAATGGTCAATAAAATTCATTTGAGTCTGATCCATATTTGACTCCTTTTAGAAACCTTGTTAGAACTCACCTAATTTATTCTTCTTGTCCTTTTAAAAAGGAAAGATGTAAGCTGTTTTATGGGCTTACATCTTTCAGTTGGTTAGCTCCCCGTCTTACTTTGTGAATTTTCAATGGCTTGTAATTTCTTTTTCCCTTCAGCCTTGTCAGTTTCGTCGCCACCGTTAACAAGATCGTGGGTTGCTTTTTTAAATTCCTTTAAAGTATTTCCAAAGGCACGTCCGATTTCAGGCAGCTTTGAAGGTCCAAAAATAATTAAAGCAATGACCAGAATCAATATTAGCCCAGGGATTCCAATATTTTGCAGCACAAATATTCACCTCACAAAGAAGGGACGTTTTCATAAAGGTACGACCCGAATTTATTAAATTTTATTTTACAGAATAGGCATTCCATGCCGCTCTAATGCAGCTGCTTCTAAAATCGACATACCTTGTTCTGCCGCAAAGGCTGCAAGCTTGTCCGACACAACCGGTCCAAGATTTACTGGCGGTGCTGCAAAACCCATCGCCCGCTGCCGTACCGCATTTCTGCGGGCAAAAGGTCCCCAAATAGCAAAAGTAATTCCCGGAGACTGGATATTTACAAAGAATGTATTTCCATCAGGAGAGAACGTCGGACCTGCAAACTCAGAACCGTTCAGACGATTTTCCGCAAAAGGGTAAACATTTCCATCAGGAGTCATGCCAATGATTTTGTCGTTTCCATCGCCATCCTCAGCAATCCACAGGTCACCCCAAGGAGCCATCGCAATATTATCAGGCATTTCTAATTCATTTTGATCCGTAGATTCATAGAAAAGCTCTAAGGTGTTAGTGGAAGGAAAGTAACGATAAACACGGCCTAGATTTCCGCTTCCTGCACTTGTATCGTCAAACCAAAAAACACCTGCTGAAAAAAACGCTCCTTCTAGGCGGCTAAACTGAATGCAGCCAAGATCCTTGGCATCTTTTTGTGCCCTTTCTGGATTTAGTTTTTTCCATACGATTCCAAACTTTTGTCCTGTGTTAAAAGTACTTGCGGATGTAGCTGGCAGTTCATCAAGTGCAGCTGCTTCCAGAATTCCGCCTTTTTGCAGAGAACCTAGAGTTTGGCTGCGGTCGTTTGGGGTAAAGCGATAGAGAAAGCTTGGATCAGAATCCTCTGTTAAATACCAAATACCTGTTGCTGGGTCAACAGCACATGCTTCGTGAGAGAAATACCCCATGTCACGAATCGGTGTTTTTGACATATCATTCTCCGGATCAAGCGGATTTACTTCAAAAACAAATCCGTGTCCCATATTTCGTGTTTCTTCACAAGTCAGCCAAGTACCCCATGTGGTGGCACCACCGGCACAGTTGCGAATCGTCCCTGAGCTAGATACATACTCTTTGATCACTTTTCGATCTTCTCCGACAATAAGAGTCGTGGTTCCGCCAGCTGCACCTTTACTCCAAGGATTTTTTCCGTTTACAGGATAATCTGAATTTGTTCCGTTCTCATGATTCCGCACTAAGATTGTTGTATTTTTTTCTCCTTTATAAGCTGCCATTCCATCCAGCATTGCAGGGACTAAGTCTCCGTTTGACATTTTGTCTCCAGTTCTTGAAATGATACGGTAGTGAAATCCCTGCGGAAGATCAAGAATGCCATTTGGATCTTTTACCAAAGGACCGTATCCGCCAAATCCACTTGTTGGATTCGGTTCCGCTGCGAATCCTTTCGCAGCTCCGCTAATGGAATATACTCCTGTTGCTCCCAATGCCAATGCTACTGTACTCATCCCGCCAACCTTTAAAAAGTCACGTCTGTTCAGTCCAGAATTAGAAGATTTCATTGATCCTACCTCCACTTAATTTTTATTAGAGGACAAATAACTAATTAAGCAATCTCTAACAATAAAATTAACAGACTATTCTTAATTATTTATTACAGCAATGTAATTGTTTATGTATAGCAAAAAAATAAACCGAAAGTCATGTATTAATAGTGAAAATAGGGAAGTTATTTGTCGTTTTTTTAAATCGAAAGTAATAAATAAACCGAGAGGAAAAGATAGGAAGGATGAAATTCGGGTACAAAGACCGGTAAATTAGACGGCACATTTTTAATTTTTTGTAAACAGAAATAAAGCTATTTCTAAATAAAAATAAGAGCTGAAATCCTAAAATTCCAGCTCTTGTTTTAATTGATCGACATACTCTTTTGATCCAGTCACGATAAGCCGGTCTCCAAACTGGAGCTCGGTATCTCCATGGGGCACAATCGATTCATTCCCTCTAAATATTCTGACGAAAATGACATCTCCCGTAAACGGGAATCGGCGAATGGACATCCCATCAAACTGTTCATTTTGCATTTTGATTTCATAGAGTGCTGTTTCAACATTGGTTAAAATACTGAGAACACTCGGTGATTCAATTAAAGCCCTAAGCAGAACTTTTTGTGAATTGATCGCTGAGAAGACCTCAACCCCTTGCTCCCTTAATTTTTCACCATTCTCCTGAGATTCGATTCTGGCAATGACTCGCTGTACTCCATTTTCTTTAGCAGCCTTTGATAATTCTTGATTAATTTCTTCTTCACCTGTGCTAAATACAACAATATCATGCTGAAAAATACCTTCGTCTTTAATCGTCTCAACCCGATAATCCTGGATTTCTGTTATATCAAATAAGGATTCTGTGATTTGTTTTTCAGATTTATCTTGTCTCGTATGATAGAGAGTCGGCTCATAAAGCGATGATTTCAGTTCTCTTGATACCGGCATAGTCAATTGATTTGCTCCAACAATCGCTACTCTCAGCTTTTTAGGTGCCGCGACATGCTTCGGAAATAGCTTTTTAAAGGCTATTGGTGTTATGACAGAACTAATAACAGCAACTAAAATCAGAGTTCCGCTCATCTCATGAGAGATTACATTGATTCTTTCACCAATGGTTGCTCCTGCGATAACCAACGATAATGTCGACGTTAGCAAGAAGCCGGAAGCAATAACGGTTTTATGATCCCACCAATTTTTAAGCAAATAGACTGGAATAATCTTTGAGATGAATAGAGCAATCAAAAGTAACGGGATCAAAGCTAATAGCTTCGGATCGCTTAATAAAGCCCAAATATCTAACTCTACTCCAATCATCACAAAGAAAATCGGAATCAAAAAACCATATCCAAAGGAGTCGAGCTTGTGAATTAAATCCTGATCAGGCGATAATAGAGAAACTAATGTCCCTGCCAAAAAAGCACCGAGAATATTTTCTGCGCCGACAGATTCAGAAATCGCAACCAAGGCAATGATTAATGCAAAAACAGCCCGGGTTCCTATTTGAGTAGTTCCTTTTGACAAAGCTTCCATGATCTTGCTCTTTCTGTATATTCGGCCAAGGAAATAGAGCCCTATGCCTGCTCCAAACAAAATAAGGAGGAGCCACATATTCCCCGCGCCATTGGGATCATAGATAGAAACAAAAACAGCCAGTAAAATCATAGTAGCCAAGTCCGCAATTACCGCAACTAGCAGAATAATTTGCCCGATTCTGGTTTTTGTCATATTGGCTTCTTTTAATGTCGGTAACACAACTCCCAAACTAATCGTTGAAATAATGAGGGTCATCAGAAATACGTTTTCTATAAATCCGAAAAGAACAAATAAATAAGACAGACCTAGAGACAACAAAAATATCCCAGTAAAGATAATAGCAGCTACGGCAAACCCATTTGGTTCCAATTTTCCGGAAGGGAGTGTTTCCTTTTTCCCTTTTTGCTTAAATGCCGTAAAATCAATTTCTAATCCACTTAAAAACATTAAGAATATAAAACCAAGCGTTGACAATGTTTCTAGCCAAGCATCTGGTTTAACAATATTAAAGCCGCTTTCTCCAATAATGAGTCCGACGATAATCTCCGCCACAACAACAGGGATGACAGATAATTTAAATCGATGTAATAAAATCGGTGTTAAAAATGCGGCTACCATTACAATGACAAGAGATGTAACGGATGCACCATGTTCCATATCTTTACCTCCTTACATCAATCACAGTTTAAAAAGAAAACTTGACCCGGGAGCCAAGGTGTCTCCATATTTTCTTATTCTGATTTACCGAAGTTTCCTAAAGAATCAATATACTTGCAAGGCCAAAATAAATAAGAATACTGATCAGGTCATTAATAGTCGTGATAAAAGGACCGGACGCAACAGCAGGGTCTATTTTAAATTTGTGCATGATCAGCGGAACTAATGTGCCTGCTAAAGTAGCAACAAATAGAGATCCAGCAATCGATATTCCCACTAGTATACCTAGACCGACATTATTTTGCCAGATTGATACCAGAATCATAACAATCAAACCACAAGTAAGACCGGTTATGAAACCTGTACCTGCTTCCCTTGCGACCAGCTTTTGTACAGTTTCTTTCTGAATTTCACCTGTTGAAATTCCTCTGACCGCAACAGCTAAGGCTTGCGTTCCAGAGTTTCCAGCCATTCCCGCAATTAGAGGAATAAAAATAGCTAATACCGCGACTTTTTCTAATGTGGCCTCAAAAATTCCAATAAGGCTGGCAGTCATCATCCCTAAAAACAGCAAGATAATCAACCAAGGCAGTCTTTTTTTCGCTGCTGCCAATGGGCTTCTGTCTAAGATGTCTACATCGGAAATCGCAGCAAACTTTGAATAATCCTCAGATGCTTCTTCTTCTAAAACGTCGATAATATCGTCAACTGTTATAATACCCACTAATCTTTCGGTATCATCAACAACAGGCAAGGCAAGAAAATCATAGTCCTTCATCATTCGGGCTGCTTCTTCTTGGTCAGTCGAAACACTTACTGAGACAACCCGCTCATACATAATTTCTGATATCATCGTATCATCATCACTAATGATTAAATCGCGCAGTGACAAAACTCCTACTAACTTCTCATCTTGATCCACTACATAGACGTAATAAATCGTTTCTGCAGTAGGTGCTTCCTTTTTTAAAATATACATGGCCGAACGAACAGTCTGGTTTGCTTCGATTTTAATATACTCGGTCGTCATAATACTTCCGGCTGTATATTCTTCATAATGCAGCAAATCTTTAATTTCATTTGCTGCATCTTTATCCATTATTTTCAAGAAACGTGCCACTTGATCCTTATCTAGCTCATTTAACACGTCAACTGCATCGTCGGCATACATATTTGAAAACATATCTGCAGCATAATTCGGATCCATTTCGGAAAGGTAAACCTGAATCTGCTCTTTCTCAAGACCTACATTTTCAAAAAGCTCTGCCATTTCTTTAGGAGATAAATAATGATACAACAGGTGTCTATCTTGTTCATCGATTTCACTGAAAAAACTAGCCTGATCATAGGGATGGAGTTCAAGAAATTCTTCTCTAAATTGTTTGACCTGATTCTCTCGAAGATACTTAATCAGACTCCGCTCGATTATTTGATTTTCTTTTTCATTCGTAAGTCCTGTCATACCTCTCCCCCTCCCTTAGTCTAAAATCCAAATTGCTGCATCGGAATCAATTTTTTATTGTAACAAATGTATGTTTACCTTAATAGGATTTCATTTTAAAATCACATTACAAAAGATTCCTTTGAAATTAAATAGGGAATGATATACCTATTGTTTGTAAGGTTACTGTTTTTCATTATCATGAGCTTCGGCAAATTCCATAGTGCAATTCCCTGTATTCATAAATACTAAACACCTACCAAATGATACATAAAAATTGGATATACGTAAAATATTTATGGGAGGGTTCGTTTTGAACATAGATATAATCGGTGATATTCACGGTTGTTTCGATGAATTCGTCAGGCTTACTAAGAAGCTGGACTATAGCTGGGAAACAGGATTTCCTATCCATCCAAAGGGGAGAAAATTGGCATTTATTGGAGACTTAACGGATCGGGGCCCTAACTCGCTGCAGGTTATAGAAATTGTCTATACTCTTGTTTGTGAAAAGAAAGATGCCTTTTATGTGCCAGGAAACCATTGTAACAAGCTCTATCGCTTCTTTTTAGGCAACAAAGTTCAAATAACACATGGATTAGAAACGACAGTTGCAGAATGGCAAGCTTTAGATCCAAGTAAACAAACACAAATTAAACAGAAATTTATAAAACTTTATGAGGATGCTCCTCTTTATCAAATATTAGATAACGGGAAACTCATTTTAGCTCACGCTGGTATTAAAGAGTCATTAATTGGAAAAAACAGTGCCAAGGTAAAAACATTTGTATTATATGGAGACATTACTGGAGAAACACACGAAAACGGCAGACCGGTTCGAAAAGATTGGGCTGTCCATTATAAAGGGGAGGCTTGGATTGTTTACGGGCATACGCCTGTTAAAGAAGTGAGAAAAGTAGGTCGAACCTACAATATTGATACGGGCGCTGTCTTTGGAAATAAATTAAGCAGTCTTCGCTATCCGGATATGGAAATTGTCGATGTTGAATCCAGTATGCCCTATATAGAAGATCGGTTCCGGGCACTTGAATAAAACATCTGTTAGAGAAACTCATAAATTGGGGCTGTCCAGAAAGGTCTAGTAACTGACTTTTTAGTAGCCCATTTAATTTTGTTTTTTTTTAAAGTTGTGTTGAACTTGCCTGTTGATTTGCGCTTCAGGCGATCCGCCTTCCGCTCCAATCAACATAGTTACAACATTAGCAATAGGTAAAATATTTAAGCAGGTAGAGAAAAACAACTCATTTTTCTCCACCTGCTTTATTTTAGAGACGTATCGGACAGTCTCATCGTTTGTTCTGATTAAGTAATGTTTTGATATCCGCTGGCAGCTCTGAGTGAAATGTTTTCACTTCTCCAGTTACTGGATGTATAAATGAAAGTTCTACACAGTGAAGGGCCTGTCTTTTCATCCATTTTAAACTTCCGCCATAAAGGTCATCACCGACAAGCGGATGACCGATATACGACAAATGCACCCGAATTTGGTGGGTTCTGCCCGTTCTCAGCTTAACTGCAGTATGCGCAAAATCCTGATATTGCCTGATTAATGAAATTTCAGTTTCTGCATATTGTCCATCTTCAGTTACTTTCCGTTCAATAATACTATCTTCTTTGCGGCCAATCGGAGCAATAATGGTTTGATTGGCTTGCTTTAGTACTCCTTCTGCCAGTGCCTCGTATTTGCGTTTTAATGTCTTTACTTTTTGTTGTAAAGTAAGCAAATAATGAATATAGCGATGCTTAGCAACAAGAAGCAGACCTGATGTGTCACGGTCTAACCTTGTAACAATATGAACAGCCGATTCGATTTGCTTTTCTTGATAGTAATTGAGCAGTCCGTTTGCAATTGCGTGAGTTGGCTGCTCACGGGAAGGGATTGTTAAAATCCCGGGAGGTTTATTTACTACTAATACACTTTCATCTTCATAGACAATGTCTAGCGGAACTGGATCTTTCGTCAGAGATTCACTTGGCACCTCTGCTGGAAACTGAATGGAAACAAGATCATTTTCCTTTAAGATATATCTGACATTCACTTCTTTGCGATTGACCTCGATTTTACCACCCTCGAACTTTATGGCAGTCAATGTTCTCCGGGAAATTTCTTTTGCATATAGAAACTCCCGTAACACTTGACCTTCCTCATTTTTTTGAACGATCCATCTAAGCTGAAATGGTGCCATAACTTATTGCTCCCTTACTATCATGTCAAAAATAGAGTTTTAAAAGCGACCTGCGCGGGTGCAGTATAAATTACTCTTCCCCGATAAAGGAATCATGGACCCGCTTCCAGAAAGGAAAAGGCCGGAATCTGGCAAACCGTACTTTTTGATCAGCTACCCTAAATTGAATCGATTTAACGTCCTTATGCAATAAAGTTAAATGATCAACCGTTATATGAAAGTCAGGAGAATTCACGGGCTTAAGCACGCAAGTATGATGAGAAGGCAAAATTAATGGCGATCCGATCGTCCGGAATACCCTATTATTAATCGATGCCATCTCTGCAATTTGTATTGCAGGCAAGGACGGATGGATAATAGCTCCACCAAGCGCTTTATTATAAGCTGTACTTCCAGATGGGGTCGAGACGCATAAACCGTCCCCTCTAAAGCGTTCAAAATGCTGCCCTCTAATTTCAACATCGATTACAAAGGTTGCATCTACACTTTTAACGGTCGATTCATTTAGCGCTAAATAAGTAGTTTCCTTGCCGCCATGCTGATAGCGGATTAAGACCTCCAGCAATGGATATTCGATTGTTTGGTATGGCGTTTTCGCAATCGCAATCACAAGCTTTTCTAATTCATCTGGTGTCCAGTCCGCATAAAACCCTAAATGTCCCGTATGTACTCCAACAAAGGCTGTTTTATCCAGGCGCCGGCTGTATCTGTGAAAG
This window of the Bacillus oleivorans genome carries:
- the spoVAC gene encoding stage V sporulation protein AC, with product MNGPNDKISPEQQQYKQLEQKHETKRPVLKNCIKAFLVGGFICIIGQAISYFYIYFFPFTEQTSGNPTVATMVFLSMLLTGFGVYDRIGQFAGAGSAVPVTGFGNAVISACIEHRTEGYVLGVGGNMFKLAGSVVLFGVFSAFIVVLIKTLLMNWGVI
- a CDS encoding sporulation protein — protein: MQRTLLFGMLSFIIVTLLGCTFEAPKEPDEQWSLVKVIDPPPQSIDYHSRSMAEKIEHDIEKLEDIYDVMVIKGKDETLVVYKVKHLERFHMKKIEKDLEKMLEERYPDENFSLSSDYKIFLEAVKLKNKMKDPSFTEDQAEKKFQELLTLQKEKT
- a CDS encoding DUF1360 domain-containing protein, giving the protein MDVPSVFDFFLLSLASFRLTRLVVFDKITEFIRRPFFVEWTEVNENGEVETYIKPKEKGFQSWVGELISCYWCTGVWSALGLYGGYLAYPSLFQPIIVVLAIAGLAALIETIVHFVQR
- the fabI gene encoding enoyl-ACP reductase FabI; translation: MLSLKGKNIVVMGVANKRSIAWGIARSLHEAGANLIFTYAGERFEKGLRELAETLEGQEPFLVSCDVTVDEEIKTAFAMIGEKVGTIHGIAHCIAFANKEELVGEYLNTNRDGFLLAQNISAYSLTAIAKEARPMMREGGSILTLTYLGGERVVQNYNVMGVAKASLDASVKYLANDLGKEGIRVNAISAGPIRTLSAKGIGDFNSILKVIEETAPLRRTTTPEEVGDTAAFLFSDLSRGITGETIHVDSGFHIL
- the tatC gene encoding twin-arginine translocase subunit TatC gives rise to the protein MDQTQMNFIDHLNELRNRIIVTLVAFAISFIMAFIYVKEIYQFLVKDLDGKLAVLGPGDILWIYMTISGVCAIAFTIPVAAFQVWKFVKPGLTEEEQKITLLFIPGLFFLFLAGIAFGYFILFPMVLTFLINLGADQFQTFFTGEKYFTFMLNLTMPLGFIFEMPAVFMFLTRLGIINPHKLIKARKIAYFFMIVVSILITPPDLISDILVIVPLLLLYELSISLSKWVFRNRTSSEATAAAPN
- the tatA gene encoding twin-arginine translocase TatA/TatE family subunit produces the protein MLQNIGIPGLILILVIALIIFGPSKLPEIGRAFGNTLKEFKKATHDLVNGGDETDKAEGKKKLQAIENSQSKTGS
- a CDS encoding alkaline phosphatase PhoX, with amino-acid sequence MKSSNSGLNRRDFLKVGGMSTVALALGATGVYSISGAAKGFAAEPNPTSGFGGYGPLVKDPNGILDLPQGFHYRIISRTGDKMSNGDLVPAMLDGMAAYKGEKNTTILVRNHENGTNSDYPVNGKNPWSKGAAGGTTTLIVGEDRKVIKEYVSSSGTIRNCAGGATTWGTWLTCEETRNMGHGFVFEVNPLDPENDMSKTPIRDMGYFSHEACAVDPATGIWYLTEDSDPSFLYRFTPNDRSQTLGSLQKGGILEAAALDELPATSASTFNTGQKFGIVWKKLNPERAQKDAKDLGCIQFSRLEGAFFSAGVFWFDDTSAGSGNLGRVYRYFPSTNTLELFYESTDQNELEMPDNIAMAPWGDLWIAEDGDGNDKIIGMTPDGNVYPFAENRLNGSEFAGPTFSPDGNTFFVNIQSPGITFAIWGPFARRNAVRQRAMGFAAPPVNLGPVVSDKLAAFAAEQGMSILEAAALERHGMPIL
- a CDS encoding monovalent cation:proton antiporter family protein, translating into MEHGASVTSLVIVMVAAFLTPILLHRFKLSVIPVVVAEIIVGLIIGESGFNIVKPDAWLETLSTLGFIFLMFLSGLEIDFTAFKQKGKKETLPSGKLEPNGFAVAAIIFTGIFLLSLGLSYLFVLFGFIENVFLMTLIISTISLGVVLPTLKEANMTKTRIGQIILLVAVIADLATMILLAVFVSIYDPNGAGNMWLLLILFGAGIGLYFLGRIYRKSKIMEALSKGTTQIGTRAVFALIIALVAISESVGAENILGAFLAGTLVSLLSPDQDLIHKLDSFGYGFLIPIFFVMIGVELDIWALLSDPKLLALIPLLLIALFISKIIPVYLLKNWWDHKTVIASGFLLTSTLSLVIAGATIGERINVISHEMSGTLILVAVISSVITPIAFKKLFPKHVAAPKKLRVAIVGANQLTMPVSRELKSSLYEPTLYHTRQDKSEKQITESLFDITEIQDYRVETIKDEGIFQHDIVVFSTGEEEINQELSKAAKENGVQRVIARIESQENGEKLREQGVEVFSAINSQKVLLRALIESPSVLSILTNVETALYEIKMQNEQFDGMSIRRFPFTGDVIFVRIFRGNESIVPHGDTELQFGDRLIVTGSKEYVDQLKQELEF
- the mgtE gene encoding magnesium transporter, with the translated sequence MTGLTNEKENQIIERSLIKYLRENQVKQFREEFLELHPYDQASFFSEIDEQDRHLLYHYLSPKEMAELFENVGLEKEQIQVYLSEMDPNYAADMFSNMYADDAVDVLNELDKDQVARFLKIMDKDAANEIKDLLHYEEYTAGSIMTTEYIKIEANQTVRSAMYILKKEAPTAETIYYVYVVDQDEKLVGVLSLRDLIISDDDTMISEIMYERVVSVSVSTDQEEAARMMKDYDFLALPVVDDTERLVGIITVDDIIDVLEEEASEDYSKFAAISDVDILDRSPLAAAKKRLPWLIILLFLGMMTASLIGIFEATLEKVAVLAIFIPLIAGMAGNSGTQALAVAVRGISTGEIQKETVQKLVAREAGTGFITGLTCGLIVMILVSIWQNNVGLGILVGISIAGSLFVATLAGTLVPLIMHKFKIDPAVASGPFITTINDLISILIYFGLASILIL
- the prpE gene encoding bis(5'-nucleosyl)-tetraphosphatase PrpE, coding for MNIDIIGDIHGCFDEFVRLTKKLDYSWETGFPIHPKGRKLAFIGDLTDRGPNSLQVIEIVYTLVCEKKDAFYVPGNHCNKLYRFFLGNKVQITHGLETTVAEWQALDPSKQTQIKQKFIKLYEDAPLYQILDNGKLILAHAGIKESLIGKNSAKVKTFVLYGDITGETHENGRPVRKDWAVHYKGEAWIVYGHTPVKEVRKVGRTYNIDTGAVFGNKLSSLRYPDMEIVDVESSMPYIEDRFRALE